The DNA sequence GGCCGCGCGTGGTCCGCCGTGCCGGACATCACCATGACGGACAACGGACGGCCGACGCCGGCGGGCCGGGCGGTGGCAGAATCGGCAGGAACGCCCGCAGCAACCGCGCACTGCCCCGCGCACACCCGCGCGCCCCGAGGAGAGCATCCGCATGGCAGACCATTCCCCGCTCACGCTCGCCCCGCACGACACCGTGATCACCCCCGACGGCATCGCCCTGGGCGCATGGTGCCGCGGCGAGGGACCCGCCGTGCTGCTCATCGGCGGGCTCGGCATGCCGTCGATGGTGTGGGAGATCTGCGGCCTCGCGCCGGCGCTGGTCGACGCCGGCTTCCGCGTCATCCGCTACAACGCCCGCGGCCTGGCCCCGTCGATGGCCCCGCCCGCGCCGTACTCGATGGACGACATGATGGTGGACGCGGTCGCCGTGCTCGACCACTACGGCGTCGACCACGCCATCGTCGTCGGCTACTCGATGGGCTGCTACACCACGCAGATGCTGCTGCGCTCGCACCCCGGGCGCGTCTCGGCGGCCGTGCTGTTCGCCGGCCTCCAGCCCACCCCCGTCGGCGAGATCGTCGGCGAGATGGAACTGGGGTTGATCGACAAGTACGGGGAGGTCCCCCGCGAGGTGCTCGTGTTCGAGCAGCTCATGACCACGCTGCACCCCAGCCTGTTGCAGGAGCCGGCGGCCGTCGGCGGCTGGCGCGACGTGTTGGCGCACGGCGACGGCGGCTGGGCGGATCCGGAGGGGTTCCGCGGCCAGCTCACCGCCTCGCAGCAGTGGATCACCTCCCGCGAACCCAAGCCGGAGCATCTCGCGCAGATCCAGGTGCCCACGCTGGTGCTGGCGTTCGAGTTCGACCTGTTCTTCCCGCCCGGCCAGTGCGCGGCCACGGCCAGCCTGATCCCGGGCGCGAAGTTCGTGCAGATCGACGGCGCCGGCCATGGCGGGCTGTTCACCGGGCCGGGCGACAGCGCCAAGCGGATCACCAAGTTCTGCACCGCCCACCGCGACGATGCCGACGGGCACCATGCGGGCTGACCCGCGCCGTCACGTCGGCAGCGGCCGGCCGTCCCACTCGTTCTCGTACATGAACGCCTCGGGCACGTTGACGCGGTAACGCACTGCCTGGGCCAGGATGTTGCCCACCGCCAACGGCACGCCGAACGCCGGGCCCAGGTCGTCGCGCTGGGTGATCACTTCGTCGGTGCGCCGGAAATCGCGCAGGAAGCCGCGCAGCGTGTTGCCCTCGAGCGACGACTTGCGCCAGCCGTACATGGCCATGCCCGGCCCGAGCATCTTCGCCACCCCGGGCCGCGGCCTGATCACCTCGTCGTTCTCGCCGAGGAAGGCGCGGTCCACGCGGTCCTCCGGCTCGAAGAGCATCACCCCGCTGGTGGCACGCGGGTTGCATTCGATGGTGAACAGCCCGCGCTCGGGGTTGTCGATGAAGTCGAAACCCACCTGGCCGGTGAAGTTGAGCTCCTTCACCCGCTGGCGGATCCACTCGGCGATGCCCTCGTGTTCCACCTGCTCATAGCTCAGGCAGGAATGGCCGTCGATCGCGTAGTGCACCGGGTAGAGCGCGTCGGCGTACACCTTGCCGTTGTGGCAGATCGAGTACGAGCAGTACTTGTCGCCGCTGAGCCACTCCTGCGCGATCCACGGGTTGGCCGGGTTGAAGCTGAGATCGCGCGGCTTGGCGTCCGGGTGGACCTTGTGGATGTCCTGCGCACCCCGGGAAAACACCTGCTTGAGCGCGAAGGTGAAGTCGAAATCGAGCGCGTCGAGGTCCTCCTGGCTGCGCACCAGCGCATAGCGCAGCGTGGGCACGCCGATCGAATCCAGCAGCTGCTGGTACTCGTACTTGTTGTGCATCGAGTGTTCGAGCTCGAAGTCCGACAGCAGCAGACGGCACGAATCCGGGAACAAGTCGGGGTAGCGCATGATCACCTGGGCGAGGATGTCCGTCTCCTCGTGCACCGTGACGAGCAAGTCGATCTTCTGCTCGCGCACGATCCCCGCGATCGCGAACGCCCACTCGAGCGGCTCGTACTTGGGCCGCGGCGTGCGGTGCATCCTGGCCACGCGGTTGGAAAAACGACTCACCGCGAACGGCACCGCGTCCGCCACGTGCACCGTGTGCCCCGCCGAGCCGAGAAGCCGGGCGATGGACAGCGACAGGAACGAGCGGCCGAAGGTGACCAGTACACGCTTCGGCGTCTCCGCCGACATGGCGGACGCTGCGGCGCTGGCACGGTCGGATGCGGACATTAGACCTCCGGTCTCTCGGGGGTGCCGGCAGTCCCCTGCATGCGGCGGACTTCCACTGTGTTCCACGGGCGGACTGCGGCCGTCGTCCTCTTCGGACTCCGACTCTGCCACAGCGCGCCCCCTCGCCGACGGAGCCACCCTCCGCCCACGATATCCGGTAGTCCGTGCGCTTTGCGCGCTTCGCGGGTCCCCGGCGCAATCGTGTTCCCGCCTCGCCGCCGACTATGTCAACTAGCTCAGGATCAGCGTGTTCCGTACAATTCGCTCCCAGCCCGAAAGTCTGCGCGACGGGGTGCCGGCGGGGACCGCGCGGTGGTGCGGAGACGGATGGCGCGCGGGGTCGGCAGGCACGGGTGCAGCAGGCGCGGACCGCCCCGGTCCGACCCGGCCGCGCGACGTGATCCGGGTGACCATCTTGCCCGGAATGTACGGACCTCACCGGATGTTGACACATAGGGTATGCGGGTGGAGACACCCGGCTAGACCGCACGAAGTACGACTGCACGCACGACCACACTGACGCACGACGAAGAGCGGCCGGCAACAGCCTCCGCGCGGGAACCGGATCCGGGGAACCCGCCGGGGCCGCGGCGGATGACACGGGATCGGAGGTTGCCTGTTGTTCCTGATCGGCGTGTTCTTCGCCAGCGGCGCGGCAGTGGCATACGGCGTGTCCACCGTGCTGCGCGCGCTGGGGGCGCGTTCCGCGGCGATCGAGGAGCGCAAGACCAAGACCCCGGGCACGGTCACCGAACACGACGGCCCCACCCTGACGTCCACCGTGGACACCTTCCGCAGCAGGGAGTTCGTGCTCGGCACCATCTTCCTCCTGGTCGGCTTCGCGGGGGGCGCGATCGCCGCGCGGTTCCTCCCGCTGTTCCTGTCGCAGACGATCGTGTCCGCCAACCTCATCGTCACGGCCCTGCTCGGCGCGGTGATGCTGGAGAACAAGCTGCACACGCGCGACTGGGTCGCGATGATCACCGTCATCGCGTCGCTGCTCATGCTCGCGCTGTCGGCCGATCACCACGCCGGCGGCGGCGAGCAGCGCAGCTTCCACTGGTACCTGTTCCTCGCCACGGCGATCCTCAGCGTCATCGGCTGCCTCGCCGCCTACAAGCTGGGCAGCCGCGGCGCCATCCTGGACGGGGCGCTGGCGGGTGTCATGTTCGGCATCATCGCCGTCGGCGTGCGCGTGCTCGACGGCGTGAACCCGTTCGATCCGCTGCGCATCCTCATGGACCCGGCCGCGTGGACCATCGCGCTGGCCGGCGTCGTCGGCTTCTACGTGCAGACGGTGGCGCTGCAGGTGGGCCACGTCAACGGGGTCACCGCCGTGCTCGTCGTGGGGGAGACCGCCGCGCCCGGCATCATCGGCGTCGTCTTCCTCAACGACGACGCGAAGCCCGGCATGGCGATCGTCGCCTTCATCGGATTCATCGGCGCCGTCGTGGGCGCGGTGCTGGTGGCGCTGTACAGCTCCACCGAGGCCGACCATCTGGGCGAGCTCGAGCCGCCCTCCGGCGGCTGGAGCCTGCGGGGCCGCTTCACCAAGCGGCGCAGGCTGGCCGAGTTCGCGCAGGCGATCACCGGCGACATCCCGATCCTGCGCCGGTTCGAGGCACAGCGCCCGGCCGCGCCGCCGCCCGCCGCGGCCGAGTCGGCCGACCCTGCACCCGACGCGTCAGGCGCGCCGGGTGCTGCGACCGACGACGCGCAGCCGGAGACCGGCACGGCCGACGGCCGGACGGACGCACCGCCCGATACCGACGCGTCCCAGTCGGACAGCGGCCCCGACGCCGACAAGCCCGCCGAACCCCATCGCAGTTCGCGTCACTGAGCTCGGCGGTCGGGCGCGGACCGCCTGCCGGGAGGTCGCGCAGTACGCTGAACGGGCAGGCCTTTCGGTTCGACGGCCCGCCGCAACGGCCGAGCAGGCGCGAAGTCCGCCGACCTGCCATCCGCCGACCCGCCATCCGCCGAATGGCCCTCCACCTGCGGGTGCACCGCAAACCCGCGTGCCAAGCGCCGCTCGACCTTCATCGCCCCCGGGCCGAACTCCGGGAACACCACGGGCAGGTAGGCGCAATAAATGCCGTGCGGATCGCCGCGCAGCACCGCCTCGTGCTGGCGCATCGCGCGCGACACCAGCGCGTTCTGCGCCGCCAGTGCGCCGGCCCGCCGCACGCGGCGCGCCTTCACCTGCCGGTCGATGACCCACATCGCGAACCAGCACACCGCGATGACGCCCACCGCGATCGCAATGGCCACGATGTACTTGATGATGAGGCTGATGACGGCCAACACCAGGACGACGAGGACCCAGCCCCCGCCGGAACCGCTCGAGCCGCGCCTGCTCATCGCCGGACCTCCGATCCCTGCGCTCGCCCCTTATTCAGCACAGTGATAGCACCTGGGTCCGACAACTCCACCTGGCCTGCGGCTACCCCCAGGTCGCCCGCACACGGAGGGCGCGCGCCAGGTGGTCGCCCTGCTCGATCACGAGCCTGCGCAGGGCACCCGGCGCGTCCGGATGCGCGGCGAGCCACCCGTCCACGGCGTCCGTCGACTCGCCCGCCGGGAACAGGCCCAGCACGATGCGGCGCGCGATCTCGATGCTGCGCCCGCGCCACACCCCCGTCAGACCCGCGAAGTAGGCGTCGTCGTACTCCGCGAGGAGGTCCCGGCGGCGGCCCGCACGGAATCCGGCGATGAGCGCGTCGACCTGGTCGTTGGTGAGCGTGACGTCGTCGAGGATCCGCCGGCGCGCGTCCCGCTTCACCCCCGCGTCGGGTCGCGCCGCCAGGGCGCGCAGGTGGGCGGTGCGGCCGCTGGCCGTATCGTCCGCGGCGAGCTCCGCGCCCAGCTCGGCGGCCCCCGCGTGTCCGGTCGCGGCCAGCGCCGTCCACAGCGACCAGCGCAGATCCTGGTCCAGGCGCAGGCCCGCCGGAACCGGGCCGGAGCCGTCGAGCAGCGCGCGGATCCCGGGAGCCCGGCCGTCGGCCACGGACGCCGCGCCCGCGAGTGCGCGCGCCCACGGGAGCCCGCCGCCGGCCTGCACCGCCGACCAGGCCGTCTCCAGCCATGCGGCGCGGCGGTGCGCGCGGTCGGCCGCGGGCACGTACCGGTTCACCGCGTCGTCCGCGTTGGCCAGGGCCGAGGCGAGCAGCGCGGTGTTCGTCTCACCCCGGGCGTGCCGCGCAACGACGGCCAGGTAGCGCGCGGGGTCCAGATCGCCGTCGCGCACCGCGTTCCACAGCGCCGACCAGATCTGGCCGCGTGCAAGCGGGTCGGCGACCCGGCTGAGCCCGGCCTCGACGGTGGCCAGCGACTGCGCGTCGAGGCGGGTCTTGGCGTAGGTGAGATCGTCGTCGTTGAGCACGATCAGCGGGGCCGCCGCGAGCCGGACGGGCGCATTCTGCGGCGTACCGGACAACTCGACGTCCGCCCGCCCGACGCACACGAGCGCGTCTCCGTCGTACTCGTACCGGCCGGCGCCGAAGCGGTGCGGGCGGGTATCGGACTGCGCCGCCACCGTTTCCCCACCGGGTTCGTCCTGCTCGAGGGTGAGCGTGGCGACCCCGGTCGTCTGCAGCCAGGCCCGCGCCCACGCGTCCAGGTCACGGCCGGACGCGGCGGACAGCTCCGCCAGCAGGTCGGTCAGCGTCGTATTGCCGTACTCGTGCGCCCGGAAGTAGCGGCGCGCACCGTCGAGGAACGCCTCGCGGCCCACGTAGGCGACGAGCTGCTTGAGCACCGCGGCGCCTTTGGCGTAGGTGATGCCGTCGAAGTTGAGCTTCGCAGCCTCCAGGTCGACGATGTCGGCGACGATGGGATGCGTGGTGGGCAGCTGGTCCTGCCGATACGCCCACGCCTTGCGCCGTTCCGCGAACGCCACCCACGCCTCGGTGAACTCCGTGGCCTCCGCGCACGCGAGCGTGCCCATGTAGTCGGCGAACGACTCCTTGAGCCACAGATCGTCCCACCAGCGCATGGTCACCAGATCGCCGAACCACATGTGCGCCATCTCGTGCAGGATCGTCGTCGCCCGCGCCTCGTACTGTGCGCGGGTGGCGTCCCCGCGGAAGACGTACTTCTCGGTGAAGGTGACGCAGCCGGGATTCTCCATGGCGCCCAGGTTGTATTCGGGCACGAACACCTGGTCGTACTTGCCCCACGGGTACGGATAGTCGAACGCGTCGTGGAAAAAATCGAGCCCTTGGCGCGTCACCGCGAGGATCGCGTCGGCGTCCAGGTGCTCGGCCAGCGACCGTCGGCACAGCACGCCCAGCGGCACGGTGAGGGTTCCCCCGTCGGGTCCCGCGCTGGGCCTGCTCCACTCGCCGGATACGCGGTGGTACGGGCCTGCGACGACCGCGGTGATGTAGGTGGGGATCGGCAGGGTGGGCGCGAACTCCACCCGCACCGCGCCCGGACCCGCGTGTTCCGCAGCGGCGGGCTCCGTCGTGGCCGCCTCCCGGTTGGAGATCACCTCCCACCCCTCGGGCGCGGTGATCTCGAAGACGAACGGCGCCTTCATGTCCGGCTGTTCGAAGCAGGCGAACACGCGGCGGCAGTCGGCCGGCTCGTACTGGGTGTACAGGTACGTTGCGCCGTCGGCGGGGTCGACGAACCGGTGCAACCCCTCGCCGGAGCGGCTGTAGCGGCCGGTCGCCTCGACGCGCACCGAGCTGCGCCCGTGCAGATTCCGCAGCGCGATGCGCGCCCCGTCGTACTCCACCGGCACCGCGGCGCCGTCGATCCGCACCGCCTCGACCGACGCACCGAGGAAATCCAGCCACGTATCCCCGTCCGCCTCCAGCTCCACGGTGACCGCGGTGGGGAACCCGTCGACGGCCGCATCCGGTGCGCCGGTGACGTCGAGCTCGACGCGGTAGCCGTGCACGGTGACCTGTGCGGACCGGGCCGCCGTCTCGTCGCGGGTCAGATTGGCCGTGGTCGGTTCGCTCATGGGCCCGATCCTGCCATCCCACGGGGAGCGGGCGGGCGCGTCACCGGGGCGCGTCCAGGACCACACCGAAGTCGTCGAAAAGAGAGTCTTCGACAAGATCACGCGACCACCCCGGACGGCCGAGTTCGCAGGTCTCGAGAATCTCGATCACCGGGGCACATTCTCGTTCGACCAGCAGCAACGACCGTTCCTCGAAACCATTGCGGCATGAGTATCGAACACCATGAGCACCAGGGGTCCCCACGAGAATATCGGTACAGATGACGCGGCTGTTGCGATACTCGCGCCATGTGCAGGCGACCAACGAAGCATCCTGGTTCACCGCGACCAGACCCACCTGCGTGTCCAGCACGGCGACCGCCACGTCTTCGCTCGACACCATTCGTGTCAACGAGAGCTCCGACAGCGCTGCCGCCGAAAGAATTCCAGAGGGTGGGATGTCGGTCGAACGGAGGATGCCTTCTGCGACCACTGCACCGACCGTCAGGCCCACATACAAGTACCCGCCGAGCGAGCCTCCTCCTGGGCACACGCACTCGTCATGGACCGGGTCGAAGCGCCCTTGCCTGGGGATCCGCTCTTCTCGCAGGTCGATTGCGGACGCATCGACCAGGGGCGCGACATTTGTCGAGTTGAAGCAATTCGCAGGATGGATGCTGTCGGTGCGGTGGACACGCCACAGTTCGGTCCCTTCGACGACGGTATCAGTGATGGCGGGTGCCCAGTTGTATGCCCGCACCCGGTCACATACCTCGGCGTGCGTTGTCGAGGACGTTGTCGATCGCGACTCTTGTGAGATTCCCGGCTTCCAGGTCCTCAAGCGGGCTGCGATCGTCGAGCACCGCTGTCGGCGTGAGCCACCAGCTCGCGGCGCCATACGGATCGTTTGCGACGTCGAGGCTCCGATTGGCATGCACGACCAACGAACGGACCTGATGCCGTGCGCGGTCGAACTGGAAGTCCGGATAGCGGAAGTCCGGCCGCTTCCCCACCGGGAGTCCGATCAGTTCACCTGCCTTCCGCCGCTTCTGTGCCACGCTCCGGGCTGGCGCGCTGGTCGGCGCGAGGATGCAGGAGACCGCCTTCGAGTCGAGGACGTCGAACGCCCGGAAGATCGACTCGCGCCCTTCCTCCCGGACCTCCTCGCGCTGGTCCGCATTGTGGCTGGTGACCGTGCCGATGAGGTCCCGCGCGAGTTCGAGTCGCTGCCGTTCGGACAGCGTGGCCACTCCGAGGTCCACGAAGACGGAAACCAGATCGTGGGGTCGTCCGGCAGCGCGTCGCGTGTTGATCTGCTGAATGCGGCCCGCCGTCGTGATGGCGTCTTCACGCAGCGCAAATCCCGACTCCACAAGGGCGTCAGCAAACTTCTGAAGCGCTTCGACTCCCACTCCGTCATCAACAATTTCCTGTGCAGCACCCCCTGTGGGAACAGGCTGTGTCGCCATGCCACACTCCCATCAGGTACGAAATTGAACTAACGTACCTATCGTACCTCAGAAGATCGTCCCTGTTGCAGTGACGATGGGAACAGTTGGAGCAGCAGTAGCGGACTTCCCCGGGCCACATGTCGGATACGGTGGCGCGATGCGGACCCTCCAGGGCACCTCCGCCGTTGCCGCGGTGTGCTCCGTGCTGATGTGGGGCTTCCTGCTGGTGCAGCCCGTCTTGCCCGTGAGCGCATTCGTGGCCGTCGATGCCGGATTCGCCGTCTTCGTCGGGGGCATGCTCGTCGGGCTTCTCGCCGCGTTCGTCGGCCTCGTCGCCAGCGCTTCGCTGGGCCCGCGCCCCGCGTGGCGGCTCCGGATCCTGGCCGGGGGTCACGCACTGACGCTCATCCTGACCGGTGTCGTCGTCCTGTGGGCGTTCGTGTTCCCGCGGTCCGGATGGGAGCTGCTGGCGCTTCCGGGCGGCGTCATGATCGGCCAGCTGCCCGCGGTCTGCATCCTCGCGGCGGGCCTGTGGTCGCGCCGGGCCGGGGTGCCGCGTGGCCAGGACCGGCCGATCGGGTGATCCCCGGCCGACGGTCTACCCGAACATCCCCAGCGCCTGCTCCATCAGACCGAAGACGTAGTTCTGCTCGATGACCCCGATCGGCTCGTCGGACGCCATCTGGAACACCAGTACATGCGACGCGCCGTCGGCGCCGGTGACCAGCCAGCTTCCGGCGAGCTTGCCGGGCGTGCTGCCGCCCTTGTAGGCGACGTACCGCAGCCCGTCGACGTTCTGCACGCCCGGGTTCTCGGCGAGGATGCCGCGGATCGGCGCGGCCGCATCGTCACCGGCGGCCAATCGCTGCAGCGCCACGTGCGCGCGGCACACGTCCTGCGCGGAGGCGAACCACCCGATGTCGCGCGGACTCAGCGGCGTGCGCATGAGCTGCTGCAGGTCCACGTCGTCGAGCGACCGGGTGTCCGCCTCAGCGAGCACCGCGCGGCGCTCCGCCTCGGCCGCGGCCGCGTCAGGCAGATCGGCGGCATCGGCCCACCGCTGCCGCAACGACGGATCCGGGCCCCACCCGATGATGAACATCTCGCGCGTCGTCGGGAACGGCGTCAGCGCCGCGGGGTGCCCGTCGCCCATCGAGCGCACGGCCGCCTCCACCCTGTCGCGGCCCACTGCGTGGATGAGCATGTCGGCCGCGGTGTTGTCGCTGATGGAGATCATCTTCTCGGCGGCCTCGCGCACCGTCACCGTCGACCCGGACGGCAGGTTCTGCAGCTCGCCGGACGGCAGGGACTTGACGTCGTCGGTGATCGTGAGCGTGTCGTCCCACCCGATCTCGCCGGCCTCCACCGCATCGCCCAGCGCACCGAGCACGTAGAGCTTGAAGATCGAGCCCAGCGGCATCACCTCGTCCGCGCCCGACGCGAACACGGCGCTGCACTGCGCGCCTGGGTCGGCGGCGTTGAGGTCCGCGTCGGCCGCGAGCATCGACACCCGTGCACCGACGGCGGCGACCGCGTCATCGACCTCTTCGAAGCCGGCGGGCTCCGGTACGTCCGGCAGCATCGTGATGCCGTCGATGAGGCCGACCGGGCCGACGTGCACCGTGAGCGTCGCCGGCACCCCGCGCACCGTCTCGAGGTGCGTCACCGCCGTGGGCCCCTCGTCCTCGATGCCCGTCACCGTGAAGGGGCCGCTGGCCTGCCAGGCGGTGAGCGCCGACGCCAACGACTGCGGATAGAGCTCCGCGGCGAGCGACGGCGCGGACATGGCCAGCACCTCGACCGGGTCGACGGGCGCATCGGAACCGATGATCTGCAGGACCCGACCGGCGCGGTCGCGCGCCGGCTGCCACTGCAGCGAGCCCTGCGCCGCGATCGACTCGGCGGGCGCGGCGGATGCCGGTGCCGGTGCCGCAGCGGCGGGCACCG is a window from the Tomitella gaofuii genome containing:
- a CDS encoding alpha/beta fold hydrolase encodes the protein MADHSPLTLAPHDTVITPDGIALGAWCRGEGPAVLLIGGLGMPSMVWEICGLAPALVDAGFRVIRYNARGLAPSMAPPAPYSMDDMMVDAVAVLDHYGVDHAIVVGYSMGCYTTQMLLRSHPGRVSAAVLFAGLQPTPVGEIVGEMELGLIDKYGEVPREVLVFEQLMTTLHPSLLQEPAAVGGWRDVLAHGDGGWADPEGFRGQLTASQQWITSREPKPEHLAQIQVPTLVLAFEFDLFFPPGQCAATASLIPGAKFVQIDGAGHGGLFTGPGDSAKRITKFCTAHRDDADGHHAG
- a CDS encoding ATP-grasp domain-containing protein, coding for MSASDRASAAASAMSAETPKRVLVTFGRSFLSLSIARLLGSAGHTVHVADAVPFAVSRFSNRVARMHRTPRPKYEPLEWAFAIAGIVREQKIDLLVTVHEETDILAQVIMRYPDLFPDSCRLLLSDFELEHSMHNKYEYQQLLDSIGVPTLRYALVRSQEDLDALDFDFTFALKQVFSRGAQDIHKVHPDAKPRDLSFNPANPWIAQEWLSGDKYCSYSICHNGKVYADALYPVHYAIDGHSCLSYEQVEHEGIAEWIRQRVKELNFTGQVGFDFIDNPERGLFTIECNPRATSGVMLFEPEDRVDRAFLGENDEVIRPRPGVAKMLGPGMAMYGWRKSSLEGNTLRGFLRDFRRTDEVITQRDDLGPAFGVPLAVGNILAQAVRYRVNVPEAFMYENEWDGRPLPT
- a CDS encoding EamA/RhaT family transporter, with protein sequence MFLIGVFFASGAAVAYGVSTVLRALGARSAAIEERKTKTPGTVTEHDGPTLTSTVDTFRSREFVLGTIFLLVGFAGGAIAARFLPLFLSQTIVSANLIVTALLGAVMLENKLHTRDWVAMITVIASLLMLALSADHHAGGGEQRSFHWYLFLATAILSVIGCLAAYKLGSRGAILDGALAGVMFGIIAVGVRVLDGVNPFDPLRILMDPAAWTIALAGVVGFYVQTVALQVGHVNGVTAVLVVGETAAPGIIGVVFLNDDAKPGMAIVAFIGFIGAVVGAVLVALYSSTEADHLGELEPPSGGWSLRGRFTKRRRLAEFAQAITGDIPILRRFEAQRPAAPPPAAAESADPAPDASGAPGAATDDAQPETGTADGRTDAPPDTDASQSDSGPDADKPAEPHRSSRH
- the pepN gene encoding aminopeptidase N; translation: MSEPTTANLTRDETAARSAQVTVHGYRVELDVTGAPDAAVDGFPTAVTVELEADGDTWLDFLGASVEAVRIDGAAVPVEYDGARIALRNLHGRSSVRVEATGRYSRSGEGLHRFVDPADGATYLYTQYEPADCRRVFACFEQPDMKAPFVFEITAPEGWEVISNREAATTEPAAAEHAGPGAVRVEFAPTLPIPTYITAVVAGPYHRVSGEWSRPSAGPDGGTLTVPLGVLCRRSLAEHLDADAILAVTRQGLDFFHDAFDYPYPWGKYDQVFVPEYNLGAMENPGCVTFTEKYVFRGDATRAQYEARATTILHEMAHMWFGDLVTMRWWDDLWLKESFADYMGTLACAEATEFTEAWVAFAERRKAWAYRQDQLPTTHPIVADIVDLEAAKLNFDGITYAKGAAVLKQLVAYVGREAFLDGARRYFRAHEYGNTTLTDLLAELSAASGRDLDAWARAWLQTTGVATLTLEQDEPGGETVAAQSDTRPHRFGAGRYEYDGDALVCVGRADVELSGTPQNAPVRLAAAPLIVLNDDDLTYAKTRLDAQSLATVEAGLSRVADPLARGQIWSALWNAVRDGDLDPARYLAVVARHARGETNTALLASALANADDAVNRYVPAADRAHRRAAWLETAWSAVQAGGGLPWARALAGAASVADGRAPGIRALLDGSGPVPAGLRLDQDLRWSLWTALAATGHAGAAELGAELAADDTASGRTAHLRALAARPDAGVKRDARRRILDDVTLTNDQVDALIAGFRAGRRRDLLAEYDDAYFAGLTGVWRGRSIEIARRIVLGLFPAGESTDAVDGWLAAHPDAPGALRRLVIEQGDHLARALRVRATWG
- a CDS encoding serine hydrolase yields the protein MTAVALAATGMAVPAAAAPAPASAAPAESIAAQGSLQWQPARDRAGRVLQIIGSDAPVDPVEVLAMSAPSLAAELYPQSLASALTAWQASGPFTVTGIEDEGPTAVTHLETVRGVPATLTVHVGPVGLIDGITMLPDVPEPAGFEEVDDAVAAVGARVSMLAADADLNAADPGAQCSAVFASGADEVMPLGSIFKLYVLGALGDAVEAGEIGWDDTLTITDDVKSLPSGELQNLPSGSTVTVREAAEKMISISDNTAADMLIHAVGRDRVEAAVRSMGDGHPAALTPFPTTREMFIIGWGPDPSLRQRWADAADLPDAAAAEAERRAVLAEADTRSLDDVDLQQLMRTPLSPRDIGWFASAQDVCRAHVALQRLAAGDDAAAPIRGILAENPGVQNVDGLRYVAYKGGSTPGKLAGSWLVTGADGASHVLVFQMASDEPIGVIEQNYVFGLMEQALGMFG